In one window of Coleofasciculus chthonoplastes PCC 7420 DNA:
- a CDS encoding DUF924 family protein, which translates to MTKDKIVAFWFGEPDHPGYGKPRQAWFTKNLAFDEEVRSRFLNEYQQAATGQLNHWQELPYSCLALILLLDQFPRNMFRGQPQAFATDSQALAIAQHAVSQGFDQQLLPVQRWFIYMPYEHSENLAHQRRCVELFSTLKHDPDSASTIDYAYRHLKVIERFGRFPHRNPILGRESTPEEVVFLKQPGSSF; encoded by the coding sequence ATGACAAAGGACAAAATTGTAGCGTTTTGGTTTGGAGAGCCAGATCATCCAGGGTATGGGAAACCGCGTCAGGCTTGGTTTACCAAAAATTTAGCCTTTGATGAAGAAGTGCGATCGCGCTTTTTGAACGAGTATCAACAAGCAGCGACGGGTCAACTCAACCACTGGCAGGAATTGCCTTATAGCTGTCTGGCACTGATTCTACTGTTAGATCAATTTCCCCGCAATATGTTTCGGGGTCAACCTCAAGCCTTTGCTACTGACTCTCAAGCTTTAGCCATCGCCCAACATGCGGTGTCACAGGGTTTTGACCAACAATTGCTCCCGGTACAGCGTTGGTTTATTTATATGCCCTATGAACATAGTGAGAACTTAGCACACCAGCGTCGGTGTGTTGAGTTATTTTCCACACTGAAACATGATCCAGACAGCGCCAGTACGATTGATTACGCCTATCGCCATCTCAAGGTAATTGAACGTTTTGGGCGATTTCCCCATCGTAACCCGATTCTAGGTCGAGAAAGTACACCGGAAGAAGTGGTGTTTCTTAAACAACCCGGTTCCTCATTTTGA
- the corA gene encoding magnesium/cobalt transporter CorA yields MTQRHFPGSKLATRSNDDDDDEDLFEYFYDEPGSLPGTLSIDEDACPSFIVLIDYNESHANRVTNLTADACTPYLTSDSVSWLDIQGLGSEDILLGLGRIVGLHPLLLEDVVNVPQRPKVEDYSDQLLIIAQMVMPKPTEDGFWIEQVSFVLGKSYLLTFQEEPERDCFEPVRARIRGHKGKIRQAGADYLAYTLLDAIIDGFFPVLEDYGERIEALEDEVILNPNHQTLEKIYQVRRELLALRRSIWPQRSAINALIRDGSNLISSDVRIYLRDCYDHTIQVLDMVETYRELASGLMDVYLSSVSNKMNEVMKVLTIMSTVFIPITFIAGVYGMNFQYMPELTWRWGYFVCWGVMIAIAASLCFFFWRRGWFEDSRFAKHD; encoded by the coding sequence ATGACACAACGCCATTTTCCAGGGAGCAAGTTAGCCACAAGATCCAATGATGACGATGATGACGAAGATCTATTTGAGTATTTCTATGATGAGCCGGGGAGTTTACCGGGAACCTTAAGCATTGATGAAGATGCTTGTCCGTCATTTATCGTTTTGATTGACTACAACGAAAGCCACGCCAATCGTGTAACCAATTTAACCGCAGATGCTTGTACTCCTTACCTGACGAGTGACTCCGTATCTTGGCTTGATATTCAGGGGTTAGGTAGTGAAGATATTTTATTAGGCTTGGGGCGAATTGTGGGGTTACATCCCTTGCTATTGGAGGATGTGGTTAATGTTCCGCAGCGCCCCAAAGTGGAGGATTACAGCGACCAGTTATTAATTATAGCCCAGATGGTCATGCCTAAACCCACAGAAGATGGGTTTTGGATTGAGCAAGTGAGTTTTGTCTTAGGGAAATCCTATTTGCTAACGTTTCAGGAGGAACCAGAACGGGATTGTTTTGAACCAGTACGCGCTCGAATTCGGGGACATAAAGGTAAAATACGGCAAGCGGGTGCGGATTATCTGGCGTATACGCTCTTGGATGCGATCATTGATGGGTTTTTTCCAGTGCTGGAAGACTATGGGGAACGCATCGAAGCGTTAGAGGATGAAGTGATTCTCAACCCTAATCACCAAACCCTGGAGAAAATTTACCAGGTTCGGCGGGAATTACTGGCATTACGCCGTTCAATTTGGCCCCAACGCAGTGCGATTAATGCATTAATTCGCGACGGTAGTAATTTGATTAGTTCAGATGTTCGTATTTATCTACGAGACTGTTATGACCACACGATTCAGGTACTTGATATGGTAGAAACCTATCGGGAATTGGCTTCGGGTTTAATGGATGTTTACTTGTCCTCCGTCAGCAATAAAATGAATGAGGTGATGAAAGTCTTGACCATAATGTCAACGGTTTTCATCCCAATCACCTTTATCGCAGGGGTTTATGGGATGAACTTCCAATATATGCCAGAATTAACCTGGCGTTGGGGATACTTTGTCTGTTGGGGCGTGATGATCGCGATCGCGGCGTCTTTATGCTTCTTTTTCTGGCGTCGCGGCTGGTTCGAGGATTCTCGCTTTGCCAAACATGATTAA